In Candidatus Hadarchaeales archaeon, the genomic stretch AGCCGCAGAGGTAGATGGGATGTTCCTGAAGGTGGACAGAAGGGTGGAGGATAGGTTTCCCGGAATAAGGGCAATGGAGGTGAGGGTGGAAGGGGTGAGGGTGGAGAAAAGACATCCAGAGGTGGAGAGGCTCAAGGAGGAAACGGTTAGGAAGGTCAAGGGGAAATATGACCTCCATTCCCTCAAGGAGGTGAAGGCGGTGAGGGCCTACCGGGACTTCATGTGGAGGCTGGGTATAGATCCCACGAAGATTCGTCCCTCGGCGGAGGCCCTCGTGAGGAGGATCTTACTGGGAAAACCCTTCCCCACGATCAACACCCTCGTGGATCTCTACAACGTGGTCTCCGTCCAGTTCCTGATCTCCATAGGAGCCTTCGACCTGGACAGGCTGGAGGGGGAACTCCTCCTGAGGTTCGCGGAAGATGGGGAGGAGTTCTTGGGAATAGGGATGGAGGAACCCATGAAGCTGGGAGGGGAAGTGG encodes the following:
- a CDS encoding phenylalanine--tRNA ligase beta subunit-related protein gives rise to the protein MFLKVDRRVEDRFPGIRAMEVRVEGVRVEKRHPEVERLKEETVRKVKGKYDLHSLKEVKAVRAYRDFMWRLGIDPTKIRPSAEALVRRILLGKPFPTINTLVDLYNVVSVQFLISIGAFDLDRLEGELLLRFAEDGEEFLGIGMEEPMKLGGEVVVSDGKKVVAIYPYRDSELTKVTEETKRVLFLLCGVPGIEVETLKEAGAKLREYVENLCGGRA